CCCGGCAGCACCTGGGACGCCGCGCGCCGGCCGATCACCTTCCGTCCCGCCGATCCCACGGCGGCGATCGAGACGTTCGAGACCGCGCTCTCCCGCTACCAGGCCGAGCCCACGCAGTACGACCTGCTGCGGTTCTGGATCGACCTGCTCCCGCTCGTCTCACCCGACGACCTCGCCACCCCAGCCGGCCGCCCGACTCCCACCTGGCTCGCCGAAGCCTGTACGGCGATGCGCGCCGAGGACAACCTGCGCGGCGGCGTCCCACGCCTGCAACAGCTGGCCGGCGTCAGCCCTGCCCACCTCTCCCGCTCGCTGCGCGCCGCCTACGGCACGACCCCTACCGACTACGTCACCGACCTCCGCCTCGAACACGCCGCATCGTTGCTAGCAGCAACCAATCTCCCGGTCGCCACGATCGCCACCCGCTGCGGCTTCAGCAGCCAGTCCTACTTCACCCGCCGCTTCACCACCGCCCACCACGTCTCCCCCCGAACCTTCCGCCACCGGGCCCAGCGCGCCTTCGTCCCGTAACGCCGGCCGCGCGCCGACGGGCGCAGGAAGTTCCGGAACCGCGCTCGGGGAACGTTCCCTTGACACCGCGGCG
The Kribbella italica DNA segment above includes these coding regions:
- a CDS encoding AraC family transcriptional regulator; translation: MLRQALRFERWALGRPYHAARVHFAARARDSELHTHADFHELMGVVSGRGEHLLPTGTLPLSAGDVVLVRPHDRHAIRGGAPYGLEFVNIAFPSSAWQGFLNLTRTNPGSTWDAARRPITFRPADPTAAIETFETALSRYQAEPTQYDLLRFWIDLLPLVSPDDLATPAGRPTPTWLAEACTAMRAEDNLRGGVPRLQQLAGVSPAHLSRSLRAAYGTTPTDYVTDLRLEHAASLLAATNLPVATIATRCGFSSQSYFTRRFTTAHHVSPRTFRHRAQRAFVP